The Garra rufa chromosome 8, GarRuf1.0, whole genome shotgun sequence genome has a segment encoding these proteins:
- the LOC141340406 gene encoding MOB-like protein phocein isoform X1, whose product MVMAEGTAVLRRNRPGTKAKDFYNWSDESFEEMDSTLAVQQYIQQNIRSDCSNIEKIMEPPEGQDEGVWKYEHLRQFCLELNGLAVKLQNECHPDTCTQMTATEQWIFLCAAHKTPKECPAIDYTRHTLDGAACLLNSNKYFPSRVSIKESSVAKLGSVCRRIYRIFSHAYFHHRQIFDKYENETFLCHRFTRFVMKYNLMSKDNLIVPILEEEVQSATAGESDA is encoded by the exons ATGGTCATGGCGGAGGGCACAGCTGTTCTGAGGAGGAATAGACCAGGCACCAAGGCGAAG GACTTCTATAACTGGTCTGATGAGTCTTTTGAGGAAATGGACAGCACACTGGCAGTGCAACAG TATATTCAGCAGAACATTCGCTCAGATTGTTCCAACATAGAGAAAATTATGGAGCCTCCAGAGGGACAGGATGAGGGGGTGTGGAAATATGAACATCTCAG ACAGTTCTGTTTGGAGCTCAATGGCTTAGCAGTTAAACTGCAG AATGAGTGTCATCCGGACACGTGTACCCAGATGACTGCCACTGAGCAGTGGATCTTTCTGTGTGCTGCCCATAAGACTCCCAAAGAG TGCCCTGCCATTGATTACACAAGGCACACTCTTGATGGAGCTGCGTGTCTTCTCAACAGCAACAAGTATTTTCCCAGCCG CGTCAGCATTAAGGAATCATCTGTGGCCAAACTGGGCTCGGTTTGCCGTCGCATCTATAGGATCTTCTCCCATGCTTACTTTCACCACCGCCAGATTTTTGACAAGTATGAG AACGAGACTTTCTTGTGTCACCGCTTCACTCGTTTTGTGATGAAGTACAACCTCATGTCTAAGGACAACCTCATTGTGCCCATCCTGGAAGAGGAAGTCCAGAGTGCCACTGCTGGGGAGAGTGACGCCTGA
- the hspd1 gene encoding 60 kDa heat shock protein, mitochondrial codes for MLRLPSVMKQMRPVCRALAPHLTRAYAKDIKFGADARALMLQGVDLLADAVAVTMGPKGRTVIIEQSWGSPKVTKDGVTVAKSIELKDRFKNIGAKLVQDVANNTNEEAGDGTTTATVLARAVAKEGFDTISKGANPVEIRRGVMTAVEEVINELKKLSKPVTTPEEIAQVATISANGDTEVGNIISNAMKKVGRKGVITVKDGKTLHDELEIIEGMKFDRGYISPYFINTAKGQKCEFQDAYVLLSEKKISSVQSIVPALEIANQHRKPLVIIAEDVDGEALSTLVLNRLKVGLQVVAVKAPGFGDNRKNQLLDMAISTGGTVFGDEAMGLAIEDLQAHDFGKVGEVIVTKDDTMLLKGRGDPAAVEKRVNEIAEQLESTSSDYEKEKLNERLAKLSDGVAVIKVGGTSDVEVNEKKDRVTDALNATRAAVEEGIVLGGGCALLRCIPALDNIKPANEDQKIGIDIIRRALRIPAMTIAKNAGVEGSLVVEKILQSPPEIGYDALNGEYVNMVEKGIIDPTKVVRTALLDAAGVASLLSTAEAVVTEMPKEEKDMPAGGMGGMGGMGGMGGMGF; via the exons ATGCTGCGTTTACCCAGTGTAATGAAACAGATGAGGCCAGTGTGCAGGGCGCTGGCCCCTCACCTGACCCGGGCATATGCCAAGGACATCAAGTTTGGAGCAGATGCCCGCGCCCTCATGCTCCAGGGCGTTGACCTGCTGGCTGATGCTGTGGCCGTCACCATGGGACCAAAG GGTCGCACCGTCATCATTGAGCAGAGCTGGGGCAGCCCCAAAGTCACCAAAGATGGAGTCACAGTTGCCAAAAGTATCGAGCTGAAGGATCGGTTTAAGAACATTGGGGCTAAGCTGGTACAGGACGTGGCCAACAACACTAACGAGGAGGCTGGAGATGGCACCACAACCGCCACAGTTTTGGCCCGTGCTGTTGCCAAGGAGGGATTTGACACCATCAGCAAAGGCGCCAACCCTGTGGAGATCCGTAGAGGAGTCATGACGGCGGTGGAAGAAGTCATCAATGAACTCAAGAAGCTCTCCAAGCCGGTCACAACACCAGAGGAAATTGCTCAG GTGGCCACTATTTCTGCCAATGGAGACACTGAAGTTGGTAACATCATCTCCAACGCTATGAAGAAAGTGGGCCGCAAGGGTGTTATTACAGTAAAG GATGGTAAAACCTTACATGATGAGCTTGAGATCATTGAGGGCATGAAGTTCGACCGTGGCTACATTTCTCCTTACTTCATCAACACAGCTAAAG GCCAGAAGTGTGAATTCCAGGATGCTTACGTGCTTCTGAGTGAGAAGAAGATCTCCAGTGTACAGAGCATCGTGCCAGCACTGGAAATTGCCAACCAGCATCGCAAACCTCTGGTCATCATTGCTGAAGATGTGGACGGAGAGGCACTCAGCACTCTGGTCCTCAACAG gttgaaggttggACTTCAGGTTGTTGCAGTCAAGGCTCCAGGATTCGGGGACAACAGGAAAAACCAGCTGCTGGATATGGCGATTTCCACTGGAGGCACG GTGTTTGGTGATGAGGCTATGGGTCTGGCCATTGAGGATCTCCAGGCACATGATTTTGGCAAAGTCGGTGAGGTCATTGTAACAAAGGATGACACAATGCTCCTCAAAGGCCGCGGTGATCCAGCCGCCGTTGAGAAGCGTGTGAATGAGATCGCTGAACAGCTGGAGAGCACAAGCAGTGACTACGAGAAGGAGAAACTCAACGAGCGTTTGGCCAAGCTCTCTGATGGAGTGGCTGTGATTAAG GTTGGAGGAACAAGTGATGTTGAAGTGAATGAGAAGAAAGACCGTGTCACTGATGCACTGAACGCCACTCGAGCTGCAGTGGAGGAGGGAATCGTTCTCGGAGGAGGATGCGCCCTGCTGCGCTGCATCCCAGCCCTGGACAACATCAAGCCAGCCAATGAAGATCAAAAGATTG GTATTGACATTATTCGCAGAGCGCTTCGTATCCCTGCAATGACTATTGCCAAGAATGCAGGAGTTGAGGGCTCTCTGGTGGTGGAGAAGATCTTGCAGAGCCCTCCAGAGATTGGTTATGATGCTCTGAATGGAGAATATGTCAACATGGTAGAAAAAGGCATTATTGACCCCACAAAG GTTGTGAGGACTGCATTGCTAGATGCTGCAGGTGTTGCATCCCTGCTGTCTACTGCCGAGGCCGTCGTCACTGAGATGCCAAAGGAGGAGAAGGACATGCCAGCTGGAGGAATGGGTGGAATGGGAGGAATGGGAGGCATGGGTGGCATGGGATTCTAA
- the LOC141340406 gene encoding 10 kDa heat shock protein, mitochondrial isoform X2 — translation MQAFRKFIPMFDRVLVERLAAETVTKGGIMIPEKSQGKVLQATVVAVGPGSTNKDGKVTPVCVNVGDKVLLPEYGGTKVVLEDKDYFLFRDGDILGKYVN, via the exons ATG CAGGCTTTCCGGAAATTTATTCCCATGTTTGACCGCGTGTTGGTGGAGCGGCTAGCTGCAGAGACTGTGACGAAAGGAGGCATCATGATTCCAGAAAAGTCTCAAGGCAAAGTGCTGCAGGCTACAGTGGTAGCGGTGGGTCCAGGCTCCACCAACAAG GATGGGAAAGTAACACCTGTCTGTGTCAATGTTGGGGATAAAGTTCTGCTGCCGGAGTATGGAGGAACTAAAGTTGTTCTTGAGGATAAG GACTATTTCCTGTTCCGGGATGGTGATATTCTTGGCAAATATGTGAATTGA
- the LOC141340406 gene encoding 10 kDa heat shock protein, mitochondrial isoform X3, producing the protein MAFRKFIPMFDRVLVERLAAETVTKGGIMIPEKSQGKVLQATVVAVGPGSTNKDGKVTPVCVNVGDKVLLPEYGGTKVVLEDKDYFLFRDGDILGKYVN; encoded by the exons ATG GCTTTCCGGAAATTTATTCCCATGTTTGACCGCGTGTTGGTGGAGCGGCTAGCTGCAGAGACTGTGACGAAAGGAGGCATCATGATTCCAGAAAAGTCTCAAGGCAAAGTGCTGCAGGCTACAGTGGTAGCGGTGGGTCCAGGCTCCACCAACAAG GATGGGAAAGTAACACCTGTCTGTGTCAATGTTGGGGATAAAGTTCTGCTGCCGGAGTATGGAGGAACTAAAGTTGTTCTTGAGGATAAG GACTATTTCCTGTTCCGGGATGGTGATATTCTTGGCAAATATGTGAATTGA
- the LOC141340406 gene encoding MOB-like protein phocein isoform X4: MQAFRKFIPMFDRVLVERLAAETVTKGGIMIPEKSQGKVLQATVVAVGPGSTNKDFYNWSDESFEEMDSTLAVQQYIQQNIRSDCSNIEKIMEPPEGQDEGVWKYEHLRQFCLELNGLAVKLQNECHPDTCTQMTATEQWIFLCAAHKTPKECPAIDYTRHTLDGAACLLNSNKYFPSRVSIKESSVAKLGSVCRRIYRIFSHAYFHHRQIFDKYENETFLCHRFTRFVMKYNLMSKDNLIVPILEEEVQSATAGESDA, translated from the exons ATG CAGGCTTTCCGGAAATTTATTCCCATGTTTGACCGCGTGTTGGTGGAGCGGCTAGCTGCAGAGACTGTGACGAAAGGAGGCATCATGATTCCAGAAAAGTCTCAAGGCAAAGTGCTGCAGGCTACAGTGGTAGCGGTGGGTCCAGGCTCCACCAACAAG GACTTCTATAACTGGTCTGATGAGTCTTTTGAGGAAATGGACAGCACACTGGCAGTGCAACAG TATATTCAGCAGAACATTCGCTCAGATTGTTCCAACATAGAGAAAATTATGGAGCCTCCAGAGGGACAGGATGAGGGGGTGTGGAAATATGAACATCTCAG ACAGTTCTGTTTGGAGCTCAATGGCTTAGCAGTTAAACTGCAG AATGAGTGTCATCCGGACACGTGTACCCAGATGACTGCCACTGAGCAGTGGATCTTTCTGTGTGCTGCCCATAAGACTCCCAAAGAG TGCCCTGCCATTGATTACACAAGGCACACTCTTGATGGAGCTGCGTGTCTTCTCAACAGCAACAAGTATTTTCCCAGCCG CGTCAGCATTAAGGAATCATCTGTGGCCAAACTGGGCTCGGTTTGCCGTCGCATCTATAGGATCTTCTCCCATGCTTACTTTCACCACCGCCAGATTTTTGACAAGTATGAG AACGAGACTTTCTTGTGTCACCGCTTCACTCGTTTTGTGATGAAGTACAACCTCATGTCTAAGGACAACCTCATTGTGCCCATCCTGGAAGAGGAAGTCCAGAGTGCCACTGCTGGGGAGAGTGACGCCTGA